A genomic window from Papaver somniferum cultivar HN1 unplaced genomic scaffold, ASM357369v1 unplaced-scaffold_15, whole genome shotgun sequence includes:
- the LOC113335620 gene encoding uncharacterized protein LOC113335620 isoform X3 — translation MEPDDEQVVQAKDADESGDVNMGPIGQPVAQAGDADQNTGDEIVQVQFPRSPMGEGGSYIVPGKELRPSLDWTPELGRTVPIPKVGETSEPCVCLIQPKSPGKIRNNNVGTGEPSPSTFCSASSFSPGLSLDSSGREILIKPSADLLSRQKTGTANMNNGNVDKSTLSSSISSIHGDTCESVSARKTRPPRDKYNSCRSSKKMRKTETDSTLSDMIESSIMNLEVLVNRVKRLKGALEYGAEFSTTMKPSWKFPGTHASLGD, via the exons ATGGAACCCGATGATGAGCAAGTGGTGCAAGCCAAAGATGCAGATGAAAGTGGAGACGTTAATATGGGACCGATTGGTCAGCCAGTGGCGCAAGCTGGAGATGCAGATCAGAATACTGGGGATGAAATTGTACAG GTTCAGTTTCCGAGATCTCCCATGGGCGAAGGAGGATCTTATATAGTCCCTGGCAAAGAATTACGCCCATCCCTCGATTGGACACCAGAGCTAGGTCGGACTGTGCCCATCCCGAAG GTAGGCGAGACTTCTGAACCCTGTGTTTGCTTGATACAACCTAAGAGTCCAG GTAAAATCAGAAACAACAACGTTGGTACAGGAGAGCCATCTCCGTCGACGTTTTGTTCTGCTAGCTCGTTTTCTCCAGGATTATCATTGGATTCTTCTGGTAGAGAAATTCTGATTAAGCCTTCAGCTGATTTGCTGAGCAGACAGAAGACTGGCACGGCAAACATGAACAATGGTAATGTCGATAAATCCACTCTATCCTCTAGTATTTCAAGTATCCATGGTGATACGTGTGAATCAGTTTCAGCAAGAAAAACTCGGCCTCCGAGAGATAAGTATAATTCTTGCAGGTCctcgaagaaaatgagaaaaactgAGACCGACTCAACACTCTCTGACATGATAGAGTCGTCCATTATGAATTTGGAAGTACTTGTTAACAGGGTTAAACGGCTCAAAGGAGCATTAGAGTATGGGGCTGAGTTTTCCACTACAATGAAGCCTTCATGGAAGTTTCCTGGAACCCACGCATCACTTGGAGACTGA
- the LOC113335620 gene encoding uncharacterized protein LOC113335620 isoform X4: MEPDDEQVVQAKDADESGDVNMGPIGQPVAQAGDADQNTGDEIVQVQFPRSPMGEGGSYIVPGKELRPSLDWTPELGRTVPIPKVGETSEPCVCLIQPKSPGKIRNNNVGTGEPSPSTFCSASSFSPGLSLDSSGREILIKPSADLLSRQKTGTANMNNGPRRK, encoded by the exons ATGGAACCCGATGATGAGCAAGTGGTGCAAGCCAAAGATGCAGATGAAAGTGGAGACGTTAATATGGGACCGATTGGTCAGCCAGTGGCGCAAGCTGGAGATGCAGATCAGAATACTGGGGATGAAATTGTACAG GTTCAGTTTCCGAGATCTCCCATGGGCGAAGGAGGATCTTATATAGTCCCTGGCAAAGAATTACGCCCATCCCTCGATTGGACACCAGAGCTAGGTCGGACTGTGCCCATCCCGAAG GTAGGCGAGACTTCTGAACCCTGTGTTTGCTTGATACAACCTAAGAGTCCAG GTAAAATCAGAAACAACAACGTTGGTACAGGAGAGCCATCTCCGTCGACGTTTTGTTCTGCTAGCTCGTTTTCTCCAGGATTATCATTGGATTCTTCTGGTAGAGAAATTCTGATTAAGCCTTCAGCTGATTTGCTGAGCAGACAGAAGACTGGCACGGCAAACATGAACAATG GTCctcgaagaaaatga
- the LOC113335620 gene encoding protein MAIN-LIKE 1-like isoform X1, translating into MATEPISHAPLSLECFKALKDHSENSSYLLANTILNFYDKDGVFKINDEVSIFYGLQDHFFITGLPISGKPVFAPPAENVDELFARLFGDAFPEDTRVEILNDGLVTKDNRGPSRKRGVKVCWLVKHFKNKGNKIGDEFWKEHVRAYMLFLIYHYMIPEIEVGVVSHKYLPLLEDVSTIQDYAWGAASYVNTIRKLGRIEPETKTFQGLLYPLELFFLGRIPRLLAAVSKWPSNSLDVEGTKPFEISKTFPLMLDWMRLTGTKLNTPGLLSKFLKILSRVELNDVRWKPYESLTVPINYGKNYQITEARRIPLICFHLMCYHRPDLSDRQFRSVAFSDLGNLIVLKPVSDRKALDKNLLKEPKKNAASYKVVLDLWNQLPQPEDQPSTPPSEDQPSTPPLEDQPSTSLSED; encoded by the exons ATGGCCACCGAGCCCATCAGTCATGCACCACTGTCCCTCGAGTGTTTTAAGGCTCTCAAAGATCATTCAGAGAATAGTTCTTATTTGTTGGCAAACACAATTCTCAATTTCTATGACAAAGATGGTGTATTCAAGATAAACGACGAGGTTAGCATTTTTTACGGGCTTCAAGATCATTTTTTCATCACTGGTTTGCCAATTAGTGGCAAACCAGTATTTGCCCCTCCAGCGGAGAATGTGGATGAACTTTTTGCTAGATTATTTGGCGATGCTTTTCCAGAAGACACACGAGTTGAAATACTGAATGACGGCTTAGTCACGAAAGACAACAGAGGTCCAAGCCGGAAAAGAGGAGTTAAAGTTTGTTGGTTGGTGAAACATTTTAAAAATAAAGGGAATAAGATAGGTGATGAATTTTGGAAGGAGCATGTGAGAGCATACATGCTTTTCCTTATCTACCATTATATGATCCCCGAAATAGAAGTAGGTGTCGTCTCACATAAATATTTGCCGTTACTTGAAGATGTGTCGACCATCCAAGATTATGCATGGGGTGCTGCTTCGTATGTTAATACAATTCGCAAACTCGGGCGGATAGAGCCTGAAACAAAAACATTTCAGGGCCTGTTATACCCACTTGAG CTTTTCTTTTTGGGGCGGATTCCCAGACTTCTTGCCGCTGTTTCTAAGTGGCCTTCTAATTCGTTGGATGTTGAGGGAACCAAACCTTTTGAAATTTCAAAGACATTCCCTCTTATGTTAGATTGGATGCGTCTCACGGGTACAAAGCTTAATACCCCTGGTCTACTTTCAAAATTTCTAAAGATACTGAGTAGAGTAGAGCTGAATGAT GTGAGATGGAAACCGTATGAATCTCTCACGGTTCCAATAAACTATGGCAAAAATTATCAAATAACGGAAGCTCGCAGAATACCGTTGATCTGCTTCCACTTAATGTGCTACCACCGGCCGGATTTATCTGATCGGCAATTCAGATCGGTAGCTTTTAGTGATTTGGGTAATCTAATTGTCTTGAAACCTGTTAGTGATCGCAAAGCTTTGGATAAAAATTTACTAAAAGAACCAAAAAAGAACGCTGCCAGTTATAAAGTGGTGTTGGACCTGTGGAATCAATTGCCGCAACCCGAAGATCAACCTTCTACGCCGCCATCGGAAGATCAACCTTCTACGCCGCCATTGGAAGATCAACCTTCTACGTCGCTATCGGAAGATTGA
- the LOC113335620 gene encoding protein MAIN-LIKE 1-like isoform X2, which produces MATEPISHAPLSLECFKALKDHSENSSYLLANTILNFYDKDGVFKINDEVSIFYGLQDHFFITGLPISGKPVFAPPAENVDELFARLFGDAFPEDTRVEILNDGLVTKDNRGPSRKRGVKVCWLVKHFKNKGNKIGDEFWKEHVRAYMLFLIYHYMIPEIEVGVVSHKYLPLLEDVSTIQDYAWGAASYVNTIRKLGRIEPETKTFQGLLYPLELFFLGRIPRLLAAVSKWPSNSLDVEGTKPFEISKTFPLMLDWMRLTGEMETV; this is translated from the exons ATGGCCACCGAGCCCATCAGTCATGCACCACTGTCCCTCGAGTGTTTTAAGGCTCTCAAAGATCATTCAGAGAATAGTTCTTATTTGTTGGCAAACACAATTCTCAATTTCTATGACAAAGATGGTGTATTCAAGATAAACGACGAGGTTAGCATTTTTTACGGGCTTCAAGATCATTTTTTCATCACTGGTTTGCCAATTAGTGGCAAACCAGTATTTGCCCCTCCAGCGGAGAATGTGGATGAACTTTTTGCTAGATTATTTGGCGATGCTTTTCCAGAAGACACACGAGTTGAAATACTGAATGACGGCTTAGTCACGAAAGACAACAGAGGTCCAAGCCGGAAAAGAGGAGTTAAAGTTTGTTGGTTGGTGAAACATTTTAAAAATAAAGGGAATAAGATAGGTGATGAATTTTGGAAGGAGCATGTGAGAGCATACATGCTTTTCCTTATCTACCATTATATGATCCCCGAAATAGAAGTAGGTGTCGTCTCACATAAATATTTGCCGTTACTTGAAGATGTGTCGACCATCCAAGATTATGCATGGGGTGCTGCTTCGTATGTTAATACAATTCGCAAACTCGGGCGGATAGAGCCTGAAACAAAAACATTTCAGGGCCTGTTATACCCACTTGAG CTTTTCTTTTTGGGGCGGATTCCCAGACTTCTTGCCGCTGTTTCTAAGTGGCCTTCTAATTCGTTGGATGTTGAGGGAACCAAACCTTTTGAAATTTCAAAGACATTCCCTCTTATGTTAGATTGGATGCGTCTCACGG GTGAGATGGAAACCGTATGA